A region from the Ammospiza caudacuta isolate bAmmCau1 chromosome 4, bAmmCau1.pri, whole genome shotgun sequence genome encodes:
- the HOPX gene encoding homeodomain-only protein has translation MAMEKPVIPTEEQLEILEYHFCKVNKHPDPTTLCLIAAETGLSEEQTLKWFKQRLAEWRKSEGLPSESGSVRD, from the exons GGCCATGGAAAAGCCAGTGATTCccactgaggagcagctggagatccTGGAATACCACTTCTGCAAGGTGAATAAGCATCCTGACCCCACCACACTGTGCCTCATCGCTGCTGAGACCGGGCTCTCCGAGGAGCAGACTCTG AAATGGTTCAAGCAGCGCCTGGCGGAGTGGAGGAAGTCTGAAGGGCTGCCCTCAGAAAGCGGGTCTGTCAGGGACTAG